ATTCGCGTTGCTGGGGGGCTCAAGCGCTTCGGCATTGGGAAAGGGGACAGTGTATGCATCTTAATGCGGAATGATATCGCATTCGTCGAAGTTACCGATGGGATCATGAGAGCCGAAGCCCTTGCAGTACCTGTAAACTGGCATTTCAAGCGACAGGAGATCGGGTACATTCTGGCCGACTGTGGAGCACGTTTGCTAATAGGCCACGCGGACCTCTTGCATTTGTTGGATGCCGATCTCGCTAGCAGATTGCCAATTCTAAGCGTTCCGACGCCGCCCGAAGTAGCAGAGGCGTACAAGATTGAAGGGACGCGCCTCAAAGTGCCGCACTTCGCGCGGGATTTTGAAGAGTGGATAGCGGATCAGCCGCTCTTTGCAGGAGCGCCCGCGCGGCAGCCGATGACGATGATCTACACCTCAGGAACGACTGGTTGTCCTAAAGGCGTGCGTCGTAGCCCACCAACCAGCGAGCAGGCGATCGGATTGGAGGAAATGCGAGCCATAGTCTATGGATCTGGCACTCGCGCGCTACTCCCAGGCCCGCTTTATCATTCAGCGCCGAATTTATTTGGAATGTGGTTCAGCCGCCGCGGTGGTGCGCTTGTGCTGATGCCGCGGTTCGAGCCTGAAGAGTTGTTGCGGCTGATAGAGGCGGAGAGGATCGACACCATCTTGATGGTGCCGACTATGTTTATTCGCCTTCTGCAGCTGCCCGACAGTATTCGACGAAGCTATGATCTCGCGTCCTTGCGACACGTAGTCCACGGGGCTGCGCCCTGCCCCCCGATCGTGAAGAATGCCATGATAAATTGGTGGGGCCCCATTATATGCGAGTTCTACGGCTCGACGGAGGCCGGTGCGGTAACATTTGCGAGTTCGCGAGAATCACTTGCAAAGCCGGGAACGGTCGGCAAGCCGCTAGAGCACGTTCAGCTGCGTGTGATTGGTGCAGACGGAAGAGAATTGTCGGCCGGACAAATAGGAGAAATCTGTTCACGCAACGTATGGTACCCACGGTTCAAGTACCACAATCGACCTGGGAGCTCTGCCGAGGCCGATGACGACGGTTTCACTGCTTCCGGTGACCTCGGTTATATCGACGCTGATGGATATGTATTTCTTTGTGACCGAAAACGGGAGGTTGTAATCTCAGGCGGTGTCAACATTTATCCCGCGGAGATCGAAGCGGCTCTCCATATGATACCGGGCGTTCAAGACTGTGCTGTGTTTGGCGTTCCGGACGCGGACTTTGGCGAGGCACTGATGGCGGTGATCGAACCGCGCCGACGGGAGGTGCTTAGAGTCCATGACATCCGCGAGAAGTTGAAGACGGTGTTGGCGGACTACAAGATTCCGAAAATAATCGAGATCCGGACCAGCCTTCCGCGTGAAGAGTCTGGCAAGTTATTCAAGAGGCTGCTGAAAGATCCTTATTGGGAGAAGTCAGGACGCAGGATTTGAGAGGACTCGAGACGGAACAAAACCCCGCATCTGAAAAGGCACTGTTCTGCCCGTGGGCCCTCGGCTTGAGGGTCGCTAGCTACAATTGGTTGCCGTCATGGATCTCCTCTGTCGCAAGGTCGTCAGTTCGGGATGCGCGATGACAGAAGGGTTGATTGGTCCTCTCTACGCTGACTGTGGCCGCGACGAAGCGGCTGGATGGGTCTACCGTTCGATGAGGTGTCCACTCCGACTTACCGACGTCGTAGTGCTAGGATGGTGGCAGATAGACTTAGAAGTCGAAGTCTCCAATGGAAGCGTTTCGTGCAGCCTCGACAGGCGCGGTCGACGATCCTGGTGCAAGGTGAAGCTGTCCCGTTTGCATCGTGTCCACGTTAAGCGTTTGCCTCCGTCTACTCCTCTCACTGTGGCGGCACGTTAATTGCTGCTTGCTTGGAGAGGCTGCGCAGGCCGACGACTGTACTAAGGCGGAGAGCACTCTGCCCGCGCACCACATCACAGCGCAGAGGAGTTGAAGTTGGACCCCAATACATCACGACAGGCCTCCCGCCAGA
This is a stretch of genomic DNA from Bradyrhizobium sp. CCBAU 53338. It encodes these proteins:
- a CDS encoding acyl-CoA synthetase; this translates as MYQPSKRFRGIISGKRRRRHSEVSDRAIRVAGGLKRFGIGKGDSVCILMRNDIAFVEVTDGIMRAEALAVPVNWHFKRQEIGYILADCGARLLIGHADLLHLLDADLASRLPILSVPTPPEVAEAYKIEGTRLKVPHFARDFEEWIADQPLFAGAPARQPMTMIYTSGTTGCPKGVRRSPPTSEQAIGLEEMRAIVYGSGTRALLPGPLYHSAPNLFGMWFSRRGGALVLMPRFEPEELLRLIEAERIDTILMVPTMFIRLLQLPDSIRRSYDLASLRHVVHGAAPCPPIVKNAMINWWGPIICEFYGSTEAGAVTFASSRESLAKPGTVGKPLEHVQLRVIGADGRELSAGQIGEICSRNVWYPRFKYHNRPGSSAEADDDGFTASGDLGYIDADGYVFLCDRKREVVISGGVNIYPAEIEAALHMIPGVQDCAVFGVPDADFGEALMAVIEPRRREVLRVHDIREKLKTVLADYKIPKIIEIRTSLPREESGKLFKRLLKDPYWEKSGRRI